In one Juglans regia cultivar Chandler chromosome 11, Walnut 2.0, whole genome shotgun sequence genomic region, the following are encoded:
- the LOC109007742 gene encoding putative calcium-binding protein CML19, which produces METKHDAASPSPSPSMDEKSSKSVLGRLRRKLSSRKTDKRSISSTDSETSKYCSELQRVFEYFDEDGDGKISPAELQTCVSTVGGNMSMDEAEVVVTSSDLNGDGQLDFEEFQKLLEASGEEEKNDALKGAFAMYEMEGSGCITPTSLKRMLSRLGDSKSVDDCKTMIRTFDLNGDGVLNFEEFRIMMR; this is translated from the coding sequence ATGGAAACTAAACACGATGCagcttctccttctccttctccttcgaTGGATGAGAAGTCTTCGAAATCAGTTTTGGGAAGATTACGTCGCAAACTATCTTCAAGAAAGACGGATAAACGTTCTATTTCATCAACTGATTCCGAGACGAGCAAATACTGCAGCGAGCTTCAAAGGGTGTTCGAGTACTTTGACGAGGATGGGGATGGTAAAATATCTCCTGCCGAATTGCAAACCTGCGTGAGCACCGTGGGGGGGAATATGTCCATGGATGAGGCAGAAGTAGTAGTAACTTCGTCTGATTTGAACGGGGATGGGCAGCTGGACTTCGAGGAATTCCAGAAGCTATTGGAGGCAAGCGGAGAAGAGGAGAAGAACGACGCGCTTAAAGGGGCTTTCGCCATGTATGAGATGGAAGGGTCCGGGTGCATCACTCCCACGAGCTTGAAGAGGATGCTAAGCCGACTTGGTGACTCCAAGTCCGTTGACGATTGCAAAACCATGATCCGAACGTTTGATCTCAATGGCGACGGCGTTCTCAACTTTGAAGAGTTCAGAATTATGATGCGCTAA